One part of the Micrococcus sp. 2A genome encodes these proteins:
- a CDS encoding SDR family NAD(P)-dependent oxidoreductase: protein MDLKNASAIVTGGASGLGHATARRLAKAGAAVVVVDLPDREGETLRADAVASLGERARFVPGDVTQEAAAEAAVAAAAELAPLRVLVNCAGVATPGKLVGREGPLPAETLARVLAINTVGTVNFMARAAQAMQGQELWGEDRGVIVNTASVAAYDGQIGQIAYAASKGAVVSMTLPAARELAQSAIRVVTIAPGLMETPMMAGLPEAAREALATKTPHPARLGRPDDYALLVEQIVTNPFLNGEVIRLDGAVRLEPR, encoded by the coding sequence ATGGACCTGAAGAACGCCAGCGCCATCGTCACGGGAGGCGCCTCCGGCCTCGGCCACGCCACGGCGCGCCGGCTCGCGAAGGCGGGCGCCGCCGTCGTGGTGGTGGACCTGCCGGACCGTGAGGGGGAGACCCTCCGCGCCGACGCCGTGGCCTCCCTGGGCGAGCGGGCGCGGTTCGTCCCCGGCGACGTCACCCAGGAGGCGGCGGCGGAGGCCGCCGTCGCCGCGGCCGCCGAGCTCGCGCCCCTGCGCGTCCTGGTCAACTGCGCCGGCGTGGCCACCCCCGGCAAGCTCGTGGGCCGCGAGGGCCCGCTGCCGGCCGAGACGCTGGCGCGCGTCCTCGCGATCAACACCGTGGGCACCGTGAACTTCATGGCCCGTGCCGCGCAGGCGATGCAGGGGCAGGAGCTGTGGGGCGAGGACCGCGGCGTGATCGTCAACACCGCCTCCGTGGCCGCCTACGACGGCCAGATCGGGCAGATCGCCTACGCCGCGTCGAAGGGCGCCGTGGTCTCGATGACCCTCCCTGCCGCGCGCGAGCTCGCCCAGAGCGCGATCCGCGTGGTGACGATCGCGCCGGGCCTGATGGAGACTCCGATGATGGCCGGCCTGCCCGAGGCCGCGCGCGAGGCGCTCGCCACGAAGACCCCGCATCCCGCCCGCCTGGGCCGCCCGGACGACTACGCCCTGCTCGTGGAGCAGATCGTGACCAACCCGTTCCTCAACGGCGAGGTCATCCGCCTCGACGGCGCCGTGCGCCTCGAGCCCCGCTGA
- a CDS encoding GNAT family N-acetyltransferase, with amino-acid sequence MSGTPADIRCSAGRIPGAKDVRALYDSVGWSAYTDDLDSLMRGLAGSAHVVTAWRDERLVGLARVISDGHTIAYLQDVLVDPEHQRRGIASELVGRAFAPFASVRQHILMTDAEERQRAFYESLGFREIRDVPHGGMRGFVRFS; translated from the coding sequence ATGAGCGGGACGCCCGCGGACATCCGCTGCTCCGCCGGCAGGATCCCCGGCGCGAAGGACGTGCGGGCGCTCTACGACTCCGTCGGCTGGTCCGCCTACACCGACGACCTCGACTCCCTGATGCGCGGGCTCGCCGGCTCGGCGCACGTGGTGACGGCGTGGAGGGACGAGCGCCTCGTGGGCCTGGCCCGCGTGATCTCGGACGGCCACACCATCGCGTACCTGCAGGACGTGCTGGTCGATCCGGAGCACCAGCGCCGCGGGATCGCCTCCGAGCTGGTCGGCAGGGCGTTCGCGCCGTTCGCGTCCGTCCGTCAGCACATCCTCATGACGGACGCCGAGGAGAGGCAGCGCGCCTTCTACGAGTCCCTGGGGTTCCGGGAGATCCGAGACGTCCCGCACGGCGGCATGCGCGGCTTCGTCCGCTTCTCGTGA
- a CDS encoding MarR family transcriptional regulator: MTVNSTPLTKDPIAEAALNWERHGWGEVAAPMAAVTSIMRAQQILLARTQTVLKPFGLTFARYELLALLNFSREKRLLMSKASALLQVHPTSVTNAVDRLEAAGLVERRPHESDRRALVLVLTDEGTRVAAEATEALNAEVFGQTGFEDGDVAQLNEILARFRAQAGDFEAGDGAESPAGRDR, from the coding sequence ATGACTGTCAACAGCACGCCCCTGACCAAGGACCCCATCGCGGAGGCCGCCCTGAACTGGGAGCGCCACGGATGGGGCGAGGTCGCGGCCCCGATGGCGGCGGTCACCTCGATCATGCGCGCCCAGCAGATCCTCCTGGCGCGCACGCAGACGGTGCTCAAGCCGTTCGGCCTGACGTTCGCCCGCTACGAGCTGCTCGCCCTCCTGAACTTCTCCCGGGAGAAGCGGCTGCTCATGTCCAAGGCGAGCGCGCTCCTGCAGGTGCACCCCACGTCCGTGACCAACGCGGTGGACCGCCTCGAGGCCGCGGGCCTCGTGGAGCGCCGGCCGCACGAGTCCGACCGTCGGGCGCTCGTGCTGGTGCTCACGGACGAGGGCACGAGGGTGGCCGCGGAGGCCACGGAGGCGCTCAACGCGGAGGTGTTCGGGCAGACGGGCTTCGAGGACGGCGACGTCGCGCAGCTCAACGAGATCCTCGCCCGCTTCCGCGCACAGGCGGGGGACTTCGAGGCCGGGGACGGCGCGGAGAGCCCGGCCGGGCGGGACCGATGA
- a CDS encoding AMP-binding protein, which translates to MTTPDTTPQAPATTDQSEVTSAFRAARDLLVECQTDYDRARAEFAWPRFEHFNFGFDWFDQLAKDPARADVPALIIAEDDGRSTERTFAELSAASNRVATWLTEQGLRRGERLILMLNNQVELWEFMLACIKLRVVMIPTTTQMTSADLEDRVERAEASWAVAGAEDLAKFAGVGEGLRLVHVPGVFAEGADRTAPRVAGHTVLSYDDAAASSSELTPDEPTPAEETLLFYFTSGTTSKPKLVEHTHTSYPVGHLTTVYWIGLEPGDVHLNVASPGWAKHAWSNFFAPWIAEATIFVHNARKFDPASLMENMARYGVTSFCAPPTVWRMLIKADMTQLATPPTKAISAGEPLNAEVIDQVQKAWGATIRDGFGMTETTLQVANTPGQKVVIGSMGRPLPGMDVVLIDPLTGAEAAEGEICLRLDPRPVGLLKSYYGNQEKTDDVFRDGVFHTGDIASRDENGVLTYVGRADDVFKSSDYKVSPFELESVLVQHAAVMEAAIVPTPDEVRLAVPKAFVTLAPGHEPTAETARAILQYTLTQLPPYKRIRRIEFLELPKTISGKIRRVELRKAEVSRSETGEAPEGYGAEYREEDLDLQR; encoded by the coding sequence TTGACCACCCCGGACACCACTCCCCAGGCCCCCGCAACCACAGACCAGAGCGAGGTCACCTCGGCGTTCCGCGCCGCCCGCGACCTCCTCGTCGAGTGCCAGACCGACTACGACCGGGCCCGCGCCGAGTTCGCGTGGCCCCGCTTCGAGCACTTCAACTTCGGATTCGACTGGTTCGACCAGCTGGCGAAGGACCCCGCCCGCGCGGACGTGCCCGCCCTGATCATCGCGGAGGACGACGGGCGCAGCACCGAGCGGACCTTCGCGGAGCTCTCCGCCGCCTCGAACCGCGTGGCCACCTGGCTCACCGAGCAGGGCCTGCGCCGTGGCGAGCGCCTGATCCTCATGCTGAACAACCAGGTGGAGCTGTGGGAGTTCATGCTCGCGTGCATCAAGCTGCGCGTCGTCATGATCCCCACCACCACGCAGATGACGTCGGCCGACCTCGAGGACCGCGTCGAGCGCGCCGAGGCCTCGTGGGCCGTGGCCGGCGCCGAGGACCTCGCCAAGTTCGCGGGGGTGGGCGAGGGCCTGCGCCTCGTGCACGTCCCCGGCGTCTTCGCCGAGGGTGCGGACCGCACGGCCCCTCGAGTCGCCGGCCACACGGTGCTCTCCTACGACGACGCCGCCGCCTCCTCCTCGGAGCTGACCCCGGACGAGCCGACACCGGCCGAGGAGACGCTGCTGTTCTACTTCACGTCCGGCACCACCTCGAAGCCCAAGCTCGTGGAGCACACCCACACCTCCTACCCCGTGGGCCACCTGACCACGGTGTACTGGATCGGCCTCGAGCCCGGCGACGTGCACCTGAACGTGGCCTCGCCGGGGTGGGCCAAGCACGCGTGGTCCAACTTCTTCGCCCCGTGGATCGCGGAGGCCACGATCTTCGTGCACAACGCCCGCAAGTTCGACCCCGCCTCCCTCATGGAGAACATGGCCCGCTACGGGGTCACGAGCTTCTGCGCCCCGCCCACCGTGTGGCGCATGCTGATCAAGGCGGACATGACCCAGCTGGCCACCCCGCCGACGAAGGCGATCTCCGCCGGCGAGCCCCTGAACGCCGAGGTCATCGACCAGGTCCAGAAGGCCTGGGGCGCCACGATCCGCGACGGGTTCGGGATGACCGAGACCACCCTCCAGGTGGCCAACACGCCGGGGCAGAAGGTCGTCATCGGTTCCATGGGCCGCCCCCTGCCCGGCATGGACGTGGTCCTCATCGACCCGCTGACCGGCGCGGAGGCCGCGGAGGGCGAGATCTGCCTCCGCCTGGACCCGCGCCCCGTGGGCCTGCTGAAGTCCTACTACGGCAACCAGGAGAAGACCGACGACGTCTTCCGCGACGGCGTCTTCCACACCGGCGACATCGCCTCCCGCGACGAGAACGGCGTGCTGACCTATGTGGGCCGCGCCGACGACGTGTTCAAGTCCTCCGACTACAAGGTCTCCCCGTTCGAGCTCGAGTCCGTGCTCGTGCAGCACGCGGCCGTCATGGAGGCGGCCATCGTGCCGACCCCGGACGAGGTGCGCCTGGCCGTGCCCAAGGCGTTCGTGACCCTCGCCCCCGGCCACGAGCCCACGGCGGAGACGGCCCGGGCGATCCTGCAGTACACGCTCACGCAGCTGCCCCCGTACAAGCGGATCCGCCGCATCGAGTTCCTCGAGCTGCCCAAGACCATCTCGGGCAAGATCCGCCGCGTGGAGCTGCGCAAGGCGGAGGTCTCCCGGTCCGAGACCGGCGAGGCCCCCGAGGGCTACGGCGCCGAGTACCGCGAGGAGGACCTGGACCTGCAGCGCTGA
- a CDS encoding acyl-CoA dehydrogenase family protein, translating into MTSPATPSPSALPHVDLLRLRDGLDEAERARLEAIEEHLQTQVRPRLAPYWDAEEFPFDLLPGLAELGLGRLLTDGSSALFQHLVHAEIARVDLSLSALVGIHNELNLGMIVQLGSDEQKARWQGPLERFEAIGAFCLTEPEHGSDIAGGLETTATREGDEWVIRGAKRWIGAGTIAQVALVWARDTADGEIKGFVVPTDTPGYEATKIAGKMGLRIMQNADITLDVRLPLDAQLPGAATFDATRDLLRDSRMWVGWQGVGVQMGLLDVLRAYALERRQFGRPLAKFQMIQSQIAEVAGNLAAASGMMMQVHRLNEAGTMDMMHAAMGKATSTRLARSSAALARDAFGGNGLLSEYEVSRMMGDIEAIYSYEGSYGINALIVGRALTGVSAFV; encoded by the coding sequence TTGACCAGCCCCGCCACCCCCTCGCCCTCCGCCCTGCCGCACGTGGACCTGCTCCGTCTGCGGGACGGCCTCGACGAGGCCGAGCGCGCGCGGCTGGAGGCGATCGAGGAGCACCTGCAGACGCAGGTCCGCCCGCGCCTGGCCCCGTACTGGGATGCCGAGGAGTTCCCCTTCGACCTGCTCCCGGGGCTGGCGGAGCTCGGCCTCGGCCGGCTGCTCACGGACGGCTCGTCGGCGCTCTTCCAGCACCTCGTGCACGCGGAGATCGCGCGCGTGGACCTCTCCCTGTCCGCCCTCGTGGGCATCCACAACGAGCTGAACCTCGGGATGATCGTGCAGCTGGGCTCGGACGAGCAGAAGGCCCGCTGGCAGGGGCCGCTCGAGCGGTTCGAGGCGATCGGCGCCTTCTGCCTGACCGAGCCGGAGCACGGCTCGGACATCGCGGGCGGGCTGGAGACGACCGCGACGCGGGAGGGGGACGAGTGGGTCATCCGCGGCGCCAAGCGCTGGATCGGCGCGGGGACCATCGCGCAGGTGGCGCTCGTGTGGGCGCGTGACACGGCCGACGGCGAGATCAAGGGCTTCGTGGTCCCCACGGACACCCCCGGCTACGAGGCCACGAAGATCGCCGGGAAGATGGGCCTGCGCATCATGCAGAACGCGGACATCACGCTGGACGTGCGCCTGCCGCTGGACGCTCAGCTGCCCGGCGCGGCCACCTTCGACGCCACGCGCGACCTCCTGCGGGACTCGCGCATGTGGGTGGGCTGGCAGGGGGTGGGCGTGCAGATGGGCCTGCTCGACGTGCTGCGGGCGTATGCGCTGGAGCGCCGGCAGTTCGGCCGCCCGCTCGCCAAGTTCCAGATGATCCAGTCCCAGATCGCCGAGGTGGCCGGCAACCTGGCGGCGGCCTCCGGGATGATGATGCAGGTGCACCGGCTCAACGAGGCCGGGACGATGGACATGATGCACGCGGCCATGGGCAAGGCCACGTCCACGCGCCTGGCGCGCTCCTCCGCGGCCCTCGCCCGGGACGCCTTCGGCGGCAACGGCCTGCTCAGCGAGTACGAGGTCTCCCGGATGATGGGCGACATCGAGGCCATCTACAGCTACGAGGGCTCCTACGGCATCAACGCGCTGATCGTGGGCCGCGCCCTGACGGGCGTCTCGGCCTTCGTCTGA
- a CDS encoding YoaK family protein — MLNLCSTERTVRRNLHLACVLTVVAGILNSVGFVAVARYTSHMTGIVASMADAIALGLPDLVAVGALALTAFVLGAVACALVFNWGRVRGLRSRYANILLLEGMGMLLFGLLAERLQDAHRSVVVVGVLCFTMGLQNALITRIGEWPVRTTHITGMVTDIGVEIGKALYRSPADAADPVVGEPRRIAALAGLVALFFLGGMAGALGYLWLGFEVVVPVAAVLLLIAHRPLVRDLREAWLRRRPRRPSGRGPRSAR; from the coding sequence GTGCTCAACCTGTGCAGCACGGAGCGCACCGTGCGCCGCAACCTCCACCTCGCCTGCGTCCTCACGGTGGTGGCGGGGATCCTCAACTCCGTCGGGTTCGTCGCCGTGGCCCGGTACACCTCGCACATGACCGGCATCGTCGCCTCGATGGCGGACGCGATCGCCCTGGGCCTGCCGGACCTGGTGGCCGTGGGAGCACTCGCGCTGACGGCCTTCGTGCTGGGGGCGGTGGCCTGCGCGCTCGTCTTCAACTGGGGGCGGGTCCGGGGACTGCGCTCGCGCTACGCCAACATCCTGCTGCTCGAGGGCATGGGGATGCTGCTGTTCGGGCTGCTCGCCGAGCGCCTGCAGGACGCCCACCGGTCCGTGGTCGTGGTGGGTGTCCTCTGCTTCACCATGGGCCTCCAGAACGCGCTCATCACACGGATCGGCGAGTGGCCCGTGCGCACCACCCACATCACGGGCATGGTCACGGACATCGGCGTCGAGATCGGGAAGGCCCTCTACCGCAGTCCCGCGGACGCCGCGGACCCGGTCGTCGGGGAGCCGCGGCGCATCGCCGCCCTGGCCGGACTCGTGGCCCTGTTCTTCCTGGGAGGCATGGCGGGCGCCCTGGGGTACCTCTGGCTCGGCTTCGAGGTGGTGGTGCCCGTGGCCGCGGTGCTCCTGCTGATCGCCCACCGGCCCCTCGTCCGGGACCTGAGGGAGGCGTGGCTCAGACGAAGGCCGAGACGCCCGTCAGGGCGCGGCCCACGATCAGCGCGTTGA
- a CDS encoding putative sulfate exporter family transporter: protein MRASPSSTTRSAPQPTAGPARAAWLPGLAVCTVLGVVCVLIATTARPWMPALSPLLLAILVGLAWRNLAPVPATLAPGIAVAAKPVLRAGIVLLGLQLVLADVLALGPGVIALVVAAVGLTFAATVALGRALGLPWDLTALVASGFSICGAAAVAGADSVVRARREMAATAIGLVVLFGTLMIPLMPLLTGALGLDERAAGLWIGASTHEVAQVVAAGGLVGPTALSVAVTVKLARVVLLAPVMTGLAWWERRRPAGSATGEDAAVPGADPAASVTRPPLVPWFVLGFLAAVAIRATGVLPAGVLDAVAVLQQVLLAAAMVALGLNVHLRSIAAVGPRPLVLGAGSTAVAVAVGGAGAALLA, encoded by the coding sequence GTGCGCGCATCACCCTCCTCCACCACCAGGTCCGCCCCGCAGCCGACGGCCGGCCCCGCCCGCGCCGCCTGGCTGCCCGGCCTCGCGGTCTGCACGGTGCTCGGCGTCGTCTGTGTCCTGATCGCGACGACGGCGCGCCCCTGGATGCCCGCGCTCAGCCCGCTGCTGCTCGCCATCCTCGTGGGCCTGGCGTGGCGGAACCTCGCCCCCGTGCCGGCGACCCTCGCCCCGGGCATCGCGGTCGCGGCGAAGCCGGTGCTGCGCGCGGGCATCGTCCTGCTCGGGCTGCAGCTGGTGCTCGCCGACGTGCTCGCGCTGGGCCCGGGCGTGATCGCGCTGGTGGTGGCCGCCGTCGGCCTCACGTTCGCGGCGACCGTGGCGCTGGGGCGCGCTCTGGGGCTGCCGTGGGACCTGACGGCCCTCGTGGCCTCGGGGTTCTCGATCTGCGGCGCGGCGGCCGTCGCCGGCGCGGACTCCGTGGTGCGCGCGCGCCGCGAGATGGCGGCCACGGCGATCGGCCTCGTGGTGCTGTTCGGGACGCTCATGATCCCGCTGATGCCGCTGCTCACCGGTGCGCTCGGGCTCGACGAGCGGGCGGCCGGGCTGTGGATCGGCGCGTCCACGCACGAGGTCGCCCAGGTGGTGGCGGCCGGCGGGCTCGTCGGCCCGACGGCACTCTCCGTGGCGGTCACCGTGAAGCTCGCGCGCGTCGTCCTGCTCGCGCCGGTCATGACGGGCCTGGCCTGGTGGGAGCGGCGCCGTCCGGCCGGGTCGGCCACGGGCGAGGACGCCGCCGTCCCGGGCGCAGATCCGGCCGCGAGCGTCACCCGGCCACCGCTCGTGCCGTGGTTCGTGCTCGGGTTCCTGGCCGCCGTCGCAATCCGGGCGACCGGCGTGCTGCCCGCCGGAGTCCTGGACGCCGTCGCCGTGCTGCAGCAGGTGCTGCTGGCCGCCGCCATGGTGGCGCTGGGCCTGAACGTGCACCTGCGCTCGATCGCCGCCGTGGGCCCGAGGCCGCTCGTGCTCGGCGCGGGGAGCACCGCCGTCGCGGTCGCCGTGGGCGGAGCGGGCGCGGCCCTGCTGGCGTGA
- a CDS encoding metallophosphoesterase has translation MNALNPTFSRRTGLRTLAAAVVAGTVSTAAPAALAKTAAGASAAPAGGDGFRVLPYLMEPTATSMDLVWFSERGVAGTVVVSGPGLGNNHGKGRTRPAGTRVSAPEHQPLLDYTEAELAQSIEGLAQGSWLLGAQNWKHRVSLTGLEPGKEYTYTVTQGGQRHTATFRTADAGNGWHDLRVIAFSDTETEPFGRVENREWELNQVTPYTESSLPRPGEGSLWHHTFGSTTRYGQFTLKYPLTQDVALTENVRHIEAADPDLLLVAGDLGQGGGYQPGWDEFFRHFAGELSDIASHVPLITSLGNWETFASINGGYGTPEDRSPVVRSRNKYHAYFERTGAGTDQENPQYRGSYYRTDHGPLTIITLDSTNGVPDESVGAGLLSGETFSGDDRNLTGERMPTDTQGSFTQAAYEEAFTEVFPGTTAADADLPVFNPGHDQWAWAERQLADARAKGQIIMVEFHHAPYSVGVHGTPPNHEFPDDQSGVAMRVYTPLLEKYGVAVVISGHDEMFQRSWVDADGDGRGFHAYDVGVAADGLRGEQYAKNAAGEYVPVRFNTHMEWTANTHEPETWADVDGVRQLVGGGMHYGHLQIDLRRRGQEAEMTLTPMYVFPILDAQYRLVRTERRAYDDVQVVRFDRSGVPKPRR, from the coding sequence GTGAACGCCCTGAACCCGACCTTCTCCCGCCGCACCGGCCTGCGCACCCTGGCCGCCGCCGTCGTCGCGGGCACCGTGTCCACCGCCGCCCCCGCCGCCCTGGCGAAGACCGCCGCCGGCGCCTCGGCCGCCCCCGCCGGGGGCGACGGCTTCCGCGTCCTGCCCTACCTCATGGAGCCCACCGCCACCTCGATGGACCTCGTGTGGTTCTCCGAGCGCGGCGTGGCCGGCACCGTCGTCGTCTCCGGCCCGGGCCTGGGCAACAACCACGGCAAGGGCCGCACCCGCCCGGCGGGCACGCGTGTCTCCGCCCCCGAGCACCAGCCCCTGCTCGACTACACCGAGGCGGAGCTGGCCCAGAGCATCGAGGGCCTCGCCCAGGGCTCGTGGCTGCTGGGCGCGCAGAACTGGAAGCACCGCGTCTCCCTCACCGGCCTGGAGCCCGGCAAGGAGTACACCTACACCGTCACCCAGGGCGGGCAGCGCCACACCGCCACGTTCCGCACGGCCGACGCCGGCAACGGCTGGCACGACCTGCGCGTGATCGCCTTCTCGGACACCGAGACCGAGCCCTTCGGGCGCGTCGAGAACCGCGAGTGGGAGCTCAACCAGGTCACCCCCTACACCGAGAGCTCGCTGCCCCGCCCGGGCGAGGGCTCGCTGTGGCACCACACCTTCGGCTCCACGACGCGCTACGGCCAGTTCACGCTGAAATACCCCCTGACCCAGGACGTCGCGCTCACCGAGAACGTCCGCCACATCGAGGCCGCGGACCCGGACCTGCTGCTCGTGGCCGGCGACCTCGGCCAGGGCGGCGGCTACCAGCCGGGCTGGGACGAGTTCTTCCGCCACTTCGCGGGCGAGCTCTCGGACATCGCCTCGCACGTCCCGCTCATCACCTCGCTGGGCAACTGGGAGACCTTCGCCTCGATCAACGGCGGCTACGGCACCCCCGAGGACCGCTCCCCCGTGGTCCGCTCGCGCAACAAGTACCACGCCTACTTCGAGCGCACCGGCGCCGGCACGGACCAGGAGAACCCGCAGTACCGCGGCTCCTACTACCGCACCGACCACGGGCCGCTGACGATCATCACGCTGGACTCCACGAACGGCGTGCCGGACGAGTCCGTGGGCGCGGGCCTGCTCTCCGGCGAGACGTTCTCGGGCGACGACCGCAACCTCACGGGCGAGCGCATGCCGACCGACACGCAGGGCTCGTTCACCCAGGCCGCCTACGAGGAGGCCTTCACGGAGGTCTTCCCCGGCACCACCGCCGCGGACGCCGACCTCCCCGTGTTCAACCCCGGCCACGACCAGTGGGCCTGGGCGGAGCGCCAGCTCGCCGACGCGCGGGCGAAGGGGCAGATCATCATGGTCGAGTTCCACCACGCGCCCTACTCCGTGGGCGTGCACGGCACCCCGCCGAACCACGAGTTCCCGGACGACCAGTCCGGCGTCGCGATGCGCGTGTACACGCCGCTGCTGGAGAAGTACGGCGTCGCCGTCGTCATCTCCGGGCACGACGAGATGTTCCAGCGCTCGTGGGTGGACGCGGACGGCGACGGCCGCGGCTTCCACGCCTACGACGTGGGCGTGGCCGCGGACGGCCTGCGCGGCGAGCAGTACGCCAAGAACGCGGCGGGCGAGTACGTCCCGGTGCGCTTCAACACCCACATGGAGTGGACCGCCAACACGCACGAGCCCGAGACCTGGGCCGACGTGGACGGCGTGCGCCAGCTCGTGGGCGGCGGCATGCACTACGGCCACCTGCAGATCGACCTGAGGCGCCGCGGCCAGGAGGCCGAGATGACGCTGACGCCGATGTACGTGTTCCCGATCCTGGACGCCCAGTACCGGCTGGTGCGCACGGAGCGCCGCGCGTACGACGACGTCCAGGTGGTCCGCTTCGACCGCAGCGGCGTGCCGAAGCCGCGCCGCTGA